From Sphingomonas bisphenolicum, one genomic window encodes:
- the tsaB gene encoding tRNA (adenosine(37)-N6)-threonylcarbamoyltransferase complex dimerization subunit type 1 TsaB: MRLLVIDTATQALSVALLEDGTPIGRFHEVVGRGHAEALLPAIAALPDGGRADAIVVDVGPGSFTGVRIGIAAARALALAWNIPLHGYSAPSLIAAKAAQDHAGGPIAVTITGGHGELFWQCFTADGIRATSAIASTPIAQLAGLLDAPILYGTGAEALVTARGDGAATTLYPDATDYPLIAGLAPLPPSPIYGRGADAMTMAERAAS; the protein is encoded by the coding sequence TTGCGTCTTCTGGTGATCGACACCGCCACCCAGGCCCTGTCCGTCGCACTGCTGGAGGACGGGACGCCGATCGGCCGTTTCCACGAAGTCGTCGGGCGCGGCCATGCCGAGGCGCTGTTGCCCGCCATCGCCGCCTTACCCGATGGCGGGCGCGCCGACGCGATCGTGGTGGATGTGGGACCGGGCAGCTTCACCGGCGTTCGGATCGGCATTGCCGCCGCCCGCGCACTGGCTCTGGCCTGGAATATCCCGCTGCATGGCTATAGCGCGCCGTCGCTGATCGCGGCGAAGGCGGCGCAGGATCATGCCGGTGGCCCGATCGCCGTCACCATCACCGGCGGCCATGGCGAGTTGTTCTGGCAATGCTTTACCGCCGACGGCATACGCGCGACGAGCGCGATCGCCTCCACGCCGATCGCGCAACTGGCAGGACTGCTCGACGCGCCGATCCTCTATGGCACGGGCGCCGAAGCGCTGGTGACGGCGCGCGGTGATGGCGCAGCGACCACCCTCTATCCCGATGCCACCGACTATCCGCTGATCGCCGGGCTTGCGCCGCTGCCCCCTAGTCCGATCTATGGCCGTGGCGCGGATGCGATGACCATGGCGGAGCGCGCCGCATCATGA
- a CDS encoding Fur family transcriptional regulator yields the protein MNRKIDVEALCHEKGLRITEQRRVIAQVLSDATDHPDVEELHRRSAAIDPGISIATVYRTVRLFEEAGILDRHDFGDGRARYEAAPESHHDHLIDVETGNVIEFVDPELEQLQKLIAEKLGFRLVDHRMELYGVALDRKN from the coding sequence ATGAACCGCAAAATCGACGTCGAAGCCCTGTGCCATGAAAAGGGACTGCGGATCACCGAGCAGCGCCGGGTGATCGCCCAGGTGCTGAGCGACGCCACCGACCACCCCGATGTCGAGGAACTGCATCGCCGGTCCGCGGCGATCGATCCGGGCATTTCCATCGCCACGGTGTACCGCACGGTGCGCCTGTTCGAGGAAGCGGGCATATTGGACCGGCATGATTTCGGCGATGGCCGCGCCCGGTACGAAGCCGCGCCGGAATCCCATCACGACCATCTGATCGACGTCGAAACCGGCAATGTCATCGAGTTCGTCGACCCGGAACTGGAACAGTTGCAGAAGCTGATCGCCGAGAAGCTGGGTTTCCGCCTGGTCGACCATCGCATGGAATTGTACGGCGTCGCCCTCGACCGGAAGAACTGA
- a CDS encoding lysophospholipid acyltransferase family protein, with amino-acid sequence MSALRRTIRIAALIASLLVCLIPHLLWRVARRPSPWPRRFLAMAARSVGARVRKDGHPHDGDIFLLANHVSWLDILALAGATGAAFVAHDGIARWPVIGWLAAQNNTLFVARERRGALSGQIDALRAALMGHQPVALFPEGTTSDGSGLLPFKPSLLAVLLPPPRAVMIQPVHIDYGPATAEIAWHGEEPAGTNAMRILGRKGTLPVTLRFLEPFDPAQCADRKVIAAKARERIALSIEQRSKAHQRPSASPLPPV; translated from the coding sequence TTGAGCGCGCTGCGCCGGACGATCCGCATCGCGGCATTGATCGCCAGCCTGCTCGTCTGCCTGATCCCGCACCTGCTCTGGCGCGTGGCGCGCCGCCCTTCGCCGTGGCCGCGACGCTTCCTGGCGATGGCCGCGCGATCGGTCGGCGCGCGCGTGCGGAAGGACGGGCACCCCCATGACGGCGACATCTTCCTGCTCGCCAATCATGTTAGCTGGCTCGACATATTGGCGCTGGCCGGCGCGACCGGCGCAGCCTTCGTCGCGCATGACGGTATCGCCCGCTGGCCGGTGATCGGCTGGCTGGCGGCGCAGAACAACACGCTGTTTGTCGCGCGCGAGCGGCGCGGCGCGCTGTCGGGCCAGATCGACGCCCTGCGCGCGGCGCTGATGGGGCATCAGCCGGTGGCGCTCTTTCCCGAAGGCACGACGAGCGACGGCAGCGGGCTGCTGCCGTTCAAACCGTCCTTGCTGGCAGTGTTACTGCCCCCGCCGCGCGCGGTGATGATCCAGCCGGTGCATATCGATTATGGACCGGCGACGGCGGAGATCGCCTGGCACGGCGAGGAGCCGGCAGGAACCAACGCCATGCGCATATTGGGACGCAAGGGAACGCTGCCGGTCACGCTGCGCTTCCTGGAGCCGTTCGACCCGGCGCAATGCGCCGATCGCAAGGTCATCGCCGCCAAGGCGCGCGAGCGTATCGCACTTAGTATAGAGCAACGTTCCAAGGCGCATCAGCGCCCTTCCGCTTCGCCCCTGCCGCCTGTATAG
- a CDS encoding MucR family transcriptional regulator: protein METESAQSELLITLTSDIVAAHVSNNSVAVSDVSTLIQNVHAALSGLSQPAPVPEVKPEPAVSVRSSIKPDYIICLEDGKKLKMLKRHLMTHYQMTPDDYRAKWGLPADYPMVAPNYAEQRRNLAKKIGLGTKRRRTPATRGK, encoded by the coding sequence ATGGAAACCGAATCGGCCCAGAGCGAACTGCTCATTACTTTGACGTCGGACATCGTGGCTGCCCATGTCTCGAACAACAGTGTCGCCGTCTCCGACGTATCTACGCTGATTCAGAATGTTCACGCTGCGCTGTCGGGCCTGAGCCAGCCTGCGCCGGTGCCTGAAGTCAAGCCTGAGCCGGCCGTTTCGGTCCGTTCGTCGATCAAGCCCGACTATATTATCTGCCTGGAAGACGGCAAGAAGCTGAAGATGCTCAAGCGCCACCTGATGACCCATTATCAGATGACGCCGGACGATTATCGCGCCAAGTGGGGCCTGCCCGCCGATTATCCGATGGTAGCCCCCAATTATGCCGAACAGCGCCGCAACCTGGCGAAGAAGATCGGCCTGGGCACCAAGCGCCGCCGGACCCCCGCCACACGCGGCAAATAA
- the rimI gene encoding ribosomal protein S18-alanine N-acetyltransferase, with product MIPDLHLSVYDEGERNALADAMEVMARAFDPVFGEAWTMPQLAGVLMMPGTWLTIARVDAAPLGFALVRSVLDECELLLLAVDPIWRGRGIGETLLRHSLRTARQRGITSMNLEVRSTNKAVKLYEKSGFEYVHRRPGYYRGNDGQLHDALSFRIDMLA from the coding sequence ATGATCCCCGACCTGCATCTGAGCGTTTATGACGAGGGCGAGCGCAATGCGCTGGCGGACGCGATGGAGGTCATGGCGCGCGCCTTCGACCCCGTGTTCGGCGAGGCCTGGACGATGCCGCAACTGGCGGGCGTGCTGATGATGCCGGGCACCTGGCTGACCATAGCGCGCGTGGACGCCGCGCCGCTGGGCTTTGCGCTGGTGCGGTCGGTGCTGGACGAATGCGAATTGCTGCTGCTGGCGGTCGATCCGATCTGGCGCGGACGCGGCATCGGCGAGACATTGCTGCGCCACAGCCTCCGCACCGCGCGCCAGCGCGGCATCACATCCATGAACCTGGAAGTGCGTTCGACAAATAAGGCCGTCAAACTATACGAGAAAAGCGGCTTCGAATATGTGCATCGTCGCCCCGGTTACTATCGCGGCAATGATGGTCAACTTCACGATGCACTCAGCTTTCGCATCGACATGCTGGCCTGA